One part of the Segnochrobactrum spirostomi genome encodes these proteins:
- a CDS encoding putative quinol monooxygenase: protein MSNPVKIIATLVAKPGNADALRALLDDLVAASRTEPGNLRYDLWQDSADPNRFVVDELYRDDAAVAAHRASPHFQTYGPKIGDLAELGLLVLNPVALA from the coding sequence ATGTCGAACCCCGTGAAGATCATCGCGACGCTGGTGGCCAAGCCCGGCAACGCCGACGCCCTGCGGGCGCTCCTCGACGACCTCGTCGCCGCGAGCCGCACCGAGCCGGGCAATCTGCGCTACGATCTGTGGCAGGATTCGGCGGATCCGAACCGCTTCGTGGTCGACGAGCTCTATCGGGACGACGCGGCCGTCGCGGCGCACCGGGCGAGCCCGCACTTCCAGACCTACGGGCCGAAGATCGGAGACCTCGCCGAGCTCGGCCTTCTGGTTCTCAACCCCGTCGCGCTCGCCTGA